The DNA sequence CGATACATCCATCGCAACAACGCCTAATACAGATCCATCTTGAGCTGTAATTGCTTTAGAAACACCTACACTTAACTTTCCTGTTGCAATTTCATAAGAAGGTTGTCCCCAATGGACCTTTTTTACATCAGCCTCTGAATCTTTATACCATGGTCTTGTCGTTGGATCATATCCTTCTGGCACTTGCCCACCTTCAGCAAGATTGGCACTTAATGTTTTTTTATCTTTCGTACCAATATATAAATCTAAAATACCAGGATGATTCTTTTTATACTCCGCAAACTCTTTCGTTAAAAACGCTTCCTCTTCTGGAGTAACCCCAC is a window from the Arcobacter sp. F155 genome containing:
- a CDS encoding cache domain-containing protein; translated protein: GVTPEEEAFLTKEFAEYKKNHPGILDLYIGTKDKKTLSANLAEGGQVPEGYDPTTRPWYKDSEADVKKVHWGQPSYEIATGKLSVGVSKAITAQDGSVLGVVAMDVSLGTIQKLLHNIQYNNDGEMFITNDKNMALVYPEKIG